The following DNA comes from Alienimonas californiensis.
CACCTGCCACGTCGGCAAGTGGCATCTCAACGGGAAGTTCAATCAGGCGGCCCAACCGCAGCCCGGGGACCACGGCTTCGACCACTGGTTCGCCACGCAGAACAACGCCTCCCCGTCGCACCGAAACCCCTCCAACTTCGTCTCGGACGGCAAGCCGGTGGGAGAGCTGGAGGGCTACTCCTGCAACCTCGTCGCCGCGGAGGCGGTCCGCTGGTTGGACGAGCGGGCCGACTCCGCCGCCCCCTTTTATCTCAACGTCTGGTTCCACGAACCGCACGAACCCGTCGCCAGTCCGGAAGAACTGACCGAGCGGTATGAAACCCGCAGTCGTACCGCGGACGAAGCGGAGTATTTCGCCAACGTGGCGAATATGGATCGGGCGGTCGGCACGCTGCTGGACGCGCTGGACGAACGCGGCGTGCGGGAAAACACGCTCGTCGTCTTCACCTCGGACAACGGACCCGAGACGCTCAACCGCTATCGGTCGGCGAATCGCAGCTACGGCTCGCCGGGGGAGCTGCGGGGCATGAAGCTCTGGCTGTACGAGGCCGGCATCCGCGTGCCGGGCATCGTCAGTTGGCCCGGGAAGATCGCCCCGCGGGTGGAGGACGAGCCGGTCGGGGCCGTCGACCTGCTACCGACGATTTGCGAACTCACCGCCACGCAGCCCCCGGAGGATCGGCCGCTGGACGGCACGAGCCTCGCCGGGCTGCTCCTCGAGGACGCACCGCTCACGCGGACGCAGCCGCTGTTCTGGAGTTACTACCGGGCTCTCGGCGGGCCGGTCGCGGCGGTGCGAGAGGGGAATCAGGTTCTGCTCGGCCGCCGCGACCGACCCGCCCAGCCCGGGGGCGGGAACGTCGGGCCGGAATCGATGCCCGTGATCAAGGAGACCGAACTGGGCCGCTTCGAACTGTACGACACCCGCAGCGACGAGCGGCAACACCGGGATCTGGCAGGCACGCGGCCGGAGGAGCGGGATCGATTGGCCGACCGGCTGATCGAACTGCACCGCTCCGCCCGCGACGAAGGCCCGGCGTGGGAGTTCTCGCGAAAGCCTTGAGCGACGCCGCAGGCCGCCTGAACCCGCTCAGGAAGCGGCCGCGGCGTGCCTCAGCGGGATCACGCCGTTAGTCCGCCAGGACGAGGATCCGCTTCAACGTGGAGTCGGCGGCGT
Coding sequences within:
- a CDS encoding sulfatase-like hydrolase/transferase, translating into MSPTLALACFLLAGPPDGGPVADRERPRPNVLLILCDDLGYGDLGCYGHPVIQTPRLDALAAGGVRFTHFYSSSPVCSPSRAGLLTGRTPDRSGVYDWIPGGSEVHLRSGETTIPSLLNGENYDTCHVGKWHLNGKFNQAAQPQPGDHGFDHWFATQNNASPSHRNPSNFVSDGKPVGELEGYSCNLVAAEAVRWLDERADSAAPFYLNVWFHEPHEPVASPEELTERYETRSRTADEAEYFANVANMDRAVGTLLDALDERGVRENTLVVFTSDNGPETLNRYRSANRSYGSPGELRGMKLWLYEAGIRVPGIVSWPGKIAPRVEDEPVGAVDLLPTICELTATQPPEDRPLDGTSLAGLLLEDAPLTRTQPLFWSYYRALGGPVAAVREGNQVLLGRRDRPAQPGGGNVGPESMPVIKETELGRFELYDTRSDERQHRDLAGTRPEERDRLADRLIELHRSARDEGPAWEFSRKP